One segment of Vagococcus martis DNA contains the following:
- a CDS encoding YebC/PmpR family DNA-binding transcriptional regulator, with protein MGRKWANIVAKKTAKDANNSKVYAKFGIEIYAAAKSGDPDPHSNQKLRFVIDRAKTYNVPKHIIDRAIEKAKGSGDENYSELRYEGFGPNGSMVIVDTLTNNVNRTAADVRAAFGKNGGNMGVSGAVAYMFDNTAIFGFKGEDVDDIFEYLLEKDIEVKDVFEEEDQIIVYGESSDFHAIQEALKEKGITEFSVAEIQMLAQNEVELSEDDLAQFEKMIDALDELEDVQQIFHNVDMD; from the coding sequence ATGGGACGTAAATGGGCTAATATCGTAGCTAAGAAAACAGCTAAAGATGCAAACAACAGTAAAGTTTATGCCAAATTTGGAATTGAAATTTATGCAGCAGCAAAATCAGGTGATCCAGATCCGCACTCTAATCAAAAACTTCGTTTCGTTATTGATCGCGCAAAAACATACAATGTACCAAAACATATTATTGATCGCGCTATAGAAAAAGCAAAAGGTTCAGGAGATGAAAATTATTCTGAATTACGCTATGAAGGATTTGGGCCAAATGGTTCGATGGTGATTGTTGATACACTAACAAATAATGTTAACCGTACAGCAGCAGATGTTCGTGCAGCATTTGGTAAAAATGGTGGGAACATGGGTGTATCAGGTGCTGTAGCATACATGTTTGACAACACAGCGATTTTTGGTTTTAAAGGCGAAGACGTGGATGACATTTTTGAGTATCTATTAGAAAAAGATATCGAAGTCAAAGATGTATTTGAAGAAGAAGACCAAATCATCGTTTACGGTGAATCAAGTGATTTCCACGCGATTCAAGAAGCATTAAAAGAAAAAGGTATTACAGAATTTTCCGTAGCTGAAATTCAAATGCTTGCTCAAAATGAAGTCGAATTATCTGAAGACGACCTAGCTCAATTTGAAAAAATGATTGATGCTTTAGATGAATTAGAAGATGTTCAACAAATTTTCCATAATGTAGACATGGATTAA
- a CDS encoding S41 family peptidase — MTYEKIANDIIELVSNDYSGCKELPQDEAKNDYLEQVPAITSDKDFYYATMDFLKTYQDAHLTLIEPTIDILRVNFLTRRFNDKLYVSDLFSKNCPLSIGQEIIKIDNKPISEVVKENERILNPIPERQSFTYLLEKSETITLSNGDILKTPKESNIPPKESTYSFELINEQTGYMVLSDFYAEQPISALIQENRQSLETIDSLIIDVRINNGGSDMSYFPLLDYLFKQTISLEELSNPNELMYYNVTKRNDELRQKAFQPYLDSEEIDDVSRQFIQSELDFFKKHIEGNQTGFIPFTDSPILDYTIHGTNLPSSIIVLTDVYCGSSGDSFVNLVKKSDKVTTLGRNTLGILDYANCCFQEYPLFSLMYPTSKTSLVDDGLGMLGKGVKPDVYVPWTPKHLTEDVDLQQALELLNNQC, encoded by the coding sequence ATGACCTACGAAAAAATTGCCAATGATATTATTGAACTAGTGAGTAATGACTACTCAGGTTGCAAAGAATTACCACAAGATGAAGCGAAAAATGACTATTTAGAACAAGTCCCTGCAATCACTTCTGATAAAGATTTTTATTATGCCACAATGGACTTTTTAAAAACCTATCAAGATGCTCATCTGACTTTAATTGAACCAACTATTGATATTCTTAGAGTTAATTTTTTAACACGACGATTTAACGATAAACTTTATGTCTCCGATTTATTTTCAAAAAATTGTCCATTAAGCATTGGACAAGAAATTATCAAAATTGATAATAAACCTATTTCTGAAGTTGTAAAAGAAAATGAAAGGATTCTAAATCCTATACCCGAAAGACAAAGTTTTACTTACTTATTAGAAAAATCAGAAACGATTACACTATCAAATGGTGACATTCTTAAAACGCCTAAAGAATCAAACATACCACCTAAAGAGAGCACGTATTCTTTTGAGTTGATTAACGAGCAAACTGGCTACATGGTTTTAAGTGATTTTTATGCAGAACAACCTATTTCAGCATTAATTCAGGAAAACAGACAATCACTCGAAACAATTGACTCTTTAATTATTGATGTTCGTATTAATAATGGTGGCAGTGATATGAGTTATTTCCCTTTATTAGACTATTTGTTTAAACAGACTATAAGCCTTGAAGAACTAAGTAATCCAAACGAATTAATGTATTATAATGTAACCAAGAGAAACGATGAATTACGTCAAAAAGCTTTTCAACCTTATTTAGATTCTGAAGAGATAGATGATGTATCCAGACAGTTCATACAATCTGAATTAGACTTCTTTAAAAAACACATTGAAGGAAATCAAACTGGATTTATCCCCTTTACTGATAGTCCTATTCTTGATTACACCATTCATGGAACAAATTTACCATCATCTATTATTGTATTAACAGATGTTTATTGTGGTTCTAGTGGTGATAGCTTTGTCAATTTAGTAAAAAAATCTGATAAGGTTACCACTCTTGGAAGAAATACATTAGGTATTCTTGATTATGCCAATTGCTGTTTCCAAGAATACCCATTATTTAGTCTCATGTACCCCACATCTAAAACTTCTCTTGTAGATGATGGTCTTGGAATGCTAGGTAAAGGTGTGAAACCGGATGTCTATGTTCCTTGGACGCCTAAACATTTAACAGAAGACGTTGATTTACAACAAGCTCTTGAACTGCTTAATAATCAATGCTAG
- a CDS encoding DUF1700 domain-containing protein: MKKNWFALISLIFFNLVVVMGFAIALYAIIASFWIITGAFIISPILLVIANVTQLQDFAMFQSISSIFLCAIGLGLFPFMKKFTRLIITYSVNYIEYNKKMIYSVTL, translated from the coding sequence ATGAAAAAGAATTGGTTTGCTTTAATAAGTTTAATTTTTTTTAATTTAGTTGTAGTAATGGGTTTTGCGATAGCACTATATGCTATTATAGCTAGTTTTTGGATAATTACAGGAGCATTTATTATATCTCCTATCCTTTTAGTGATAGCCAATGTGACACAACTTCAAGATTTCGCTATGTTCCAATCTATTTCAAGTATTTTTCTTTGTGCAATAGGGTTAGGACTTTTTCCTTTCATGAAAAAATTTACTCGATTAATTATCACCTACTCTGTAAACTACATTGAATATAATAAAAAAATGATATATAGTGTGACACTATGA
- a CDS encoding alpha/beta fold hydrolase: protein MTKLVILHGLGQNEDDWEKVVEHIAVSSQIIPLFTAINENSDVTIETIYPKISKKLDEITEPYYLCGLSLGGLLALMYTCKSTNCYLKGIIIASAIYKPIPKSINLFQSLLFTILPKKNFETIGLSKKQMIQLTSSINIDLTESLKRINLPSLILCGEKDTVNLKYAKQIHELIPSSDLSIVPNGKHELNKNSYLELSKAINYFIN, encoded by the coding sequence ATGACAAAATTAGTTATTTTACATGGATTAGGACAAAACGAGGATGACTGGGAAAAAGTTGTGGAACATATTGCTGTAAGTAGTCAGATTATCCCCCTATTTACAGCAATAAACGAAAATTCGGATGTGACTATTGAAACTATCTATCCCAAAATATCAAAAAAGCTTGACGAAATAACAGAACCTTACTATCTATGTGGGTTATCATTAGGAGGTTTACTGGCACTGATGTATACTTGTAAGTCAACTAATTGTTACTTAAAAGGTATTATTATTGCTAGTGCTATATATAAGCCAATTCCTAAGTCAATCAATTTGTTCCAATCATTACTGTTTACGATTCTTCCAAAAAAAAATTTCGAAACGATTGGATTGTCTAAAAAACAAATGATTCAACTCACTTCATCTATTAATATTGACTTAACGGAGTCTTTAAAAAGAATTAATCTTCCTTCACTGATACTGTGTGGAGAAAAAGACACTGTTAATTTGAAGTATGCTAAACAAATTCACGAACTCATTCCATCATCTGATTTAAGTATTGTCCCAAATGGAAAACATGAACTAAATAAAAACTCTTACTTAGAATTATCAAAAGCCATAAACTATTTTATAAATTAA
- a CDS encoding YrvL family regulatory protein translates to MKKLILAVIILLPLILISLIVSGALKLPGATYSHPGNLILFFVIFLVIDFLIDNMFHLVPKKDSILLMFCQNVISLMITDYFVASVSLSVQTIVLFSIFLILFEKSLDYMEKNS, encoded by the coding sequence ATGAAAAAATTGATTCTTGCTGTTATCATTCTGCTTCCTTTAATTCTTATTTCTTTGATAGTTTCAGGTGCATTAAAACTACCTGGTGCCACCTATTCACATCCTGGTAACTTAATCTTATTTTTTGTTATTTTTTTAGTCATTGATTTTTTGATAGATAACATGTTTCATCTGGTGCCTAAAAAAGACTCTATCTTGTTGATGTTTTGTCAAAATGTCATCTCTTTAATGATCACTGATTATTTTGTCGCCTCTGTTTCTCTGTCAGTTCAGACGATTGTTTTATTTTCTATTTTTTTAATTCTTTTTGAAAAATCCTTAGATTATATGGAGAAGAATAGTTAG
- a CDS encoding HIT family protein, with translation MTWRENRIKSAQNGTNPMLIKEMTGGFLVFGDVQFLPGYCVLLPKREVNSLNDLSLEERESFLLDMSIVGDALLSVCGATRVNYDILGNTDNYLHAHIFPRYDWEEEERRKMPVWLYDKSNWSNLDTAYQEEKYGEIRAKIKNYLDKEI, from the coding sequence ATGACATGGAGAGAAAATCGAATTAAATCTGCGCAAAATGGTACAAATCCAATGTTGATAAAAGAAATGACAGGAGGCTTTTTAGTGTTTGGTGATGTTCAGTTTTTACCTGGATATTGTGTGCTATTACCAAAAAGAGAAGTAAATTCATTAAATGATTTGTCATTAGAAGAAAGAGAATCTTTTTTATTAGATATGTCGATAGTAGGAGATGCCTTGTTAAGTGTGTGTGGAGCTACTAGAGTAAACTACGATATTTTAGGTAATACAGATAACTACCTGCATGCTCATATTTTTCCTAGATACGATTGGGAAGAAGAGGAAAGACGTAAAATGCCTGTATGGTTGTATGATAAATCAAATTGGAGTAACCTAGACACAGCCTATCAAGAAGAAAAATATGGAGAAATTCGTGCAAAAATAAAAAACTATTTAGATAAAGAAATCTAA
- a CDS encoding AIM24 family protein: protein MFKVSNFWDNDDVIVKNELGPFKVIEYVKDLSLTPQEAQTAYFSSKMNVRKRQVICDVEQTDITLQAGAMQWTVGDVSATTGVKGVGDFFSKTVRGAVTKESAIKPEYTGKGLLVLEPTYKYIILLDVSQWDNSIVLDDGLFLACDSRLKHKAIMRSNISSAVAGNEGLFNLNIKGDGILCLESPTPHEELIEIELQDDVLKVDGNMAIAWSGSLDFTVERSGKSLMGSAVSGEGLVNVYRGSGKVLLAPVG, encoded by the coding sequence ATGTTTAAAGTATCAAATTTTTGGGATAATGATGATGTTATAGTCAAAAATGAGTTAGGGCCTTTTAAAGTAATAGAATATGTTAAAGATTTGAGTTTGACACCACAAGAAGCACAAACAGCCTATTTTTCAAGTAAGATGAATGTCAGAAAACGCCAAGTTATTTGTGACGTGGAACAAACAGATATTACATTACAAGCTGGTGCTATGCAGTGGACAGTTGGAGATGTCAGTGCAACGACAGGTGTAAAAGGTGTAGGCGACTTTTTCAGCAAAACTGTGAGAGGTGCTGTAACGAAAGAATCTGCGATTAAGCCTGAATATACAGGTAAAGGATTATTAGTGCTTGAACCAACGTATAAATATATTATATTACTTGATGTATCGCAGTGGGATAATTCAATTGTACTTGATGATGGCTTATTCTTGGCCTGTGACTCAAGATTAAAACATAAAGCAATCATGCGTTCGAATATTTCGTCTGCTGTTGCAGGGAATGAAGGACTATTTAATTTAAACATTAAAGGAGATGGGATTCTTTGTTTAGAATCGCCAACACCTCATGAAGAATTGATTGAAATTGAATTACAAGATGATGTATTAAAAGTAGATGGTAATATGGCAATTGCTTGGAGTGGCTCATTAGATTTTACTGTTGAGCGTTCAGGAAAAAGTTTGATGGGGTCAGCCGTATCAGGTGAAGGACTTGTCAATGTTTACCGAGGAAGTGGGAAAGTATTGTTAGCACCAGTTGGATAA
- a CDS encoding DUF2798 domain-containing protein, whose protein sequence is MHEEKRLPMNKKEGLLYGIVICGITASSMCFYNLYLAFGAINQDMLIAFAKSLPLFFVIAMLLENFVVRHFADSLVKKFSDPKDSFNATLLFTILFTVVGMSFLMTFIGDVVGHGLVVNSSTFIRFVMSWPRNFGVVLGLELLIAQPIARKVMVLLHSKQVEEYVEYD, encoded by the coding sequence ATGCATGAAGAAAAACGATTACCAATGAATAAAAAAGAAGGATTACTATATGGCATAGTGATTTGTGGGATTACTGCAAGTAGTATGTGCTTTTATAATTTATATTTAGCATTTGGTGCAATCAATCAAGATATGTTAATAGCTTTTGCTAAAAGTTTGCCACTATTTTTTGTGATTGCAATGTTACTAGAAAATTTTGTCGTCCGCCACTTTGCAGATAGCTTGGTGAAAAAATTTAGTGACCCTAAAGATAGCTTTAATGCCACATTATTATTTACCATTTTATTTACGGTAGTAGGGATGTCTTTCTTGATGACATTTATAGGTGATGTTGTTGGACATGGCTTAGTAGTCAATAGCTCCACATTTATCCGTTTTGTTATGTCATGGCCAAGAAATTTTGGTGTGGTACTGGGATTAGAATTATTAATTGCGCAACCAATCGCTCGTAAAGTAATGGTGCTCTTGCACTCAAAACAAGTAGAAGAGTATGTTGAATATGATTAA
- a CDS encoding DUF6681 family protein, translated as MDALLTLILSNITKFLNYLNINPRLQNKILTVVSVFPTLYILRIVKGYFQNGNYLRMTLYLLIFIVLAYFIVLNFIYYFKNQKVKWDVTNLIENIVPEDATFDETVQTNSTTPKIQGKLLTLTLNNDSDQVIDTVIHELLEKNYITAKKLNDYAYELDSYTLIPFYKISKGKLLIGSSYKDLTEVASIKINDDADSLVPLGVFVNGGSYEKDGIIYKEPYTLELRVKDTDEAKNTAESESEPVKKTRTLGKRKKSQKN; from the coding sequence ATGGATGCTTTACTAACTTTAATCTTGAGTAATATAACCAAATTTTTAAACTACTTAAATATCAATCCAAGGCTACAAAACAAAATTCTAACTGTTGTTAGTGTTTTTCCAACACTGTATATCTTGCGTATTGTAAAAGGATACTTTCAAAACGGAAATTATCTCAGAATGACACTCTACCTACTGATTTTTATTGTTCTAGCTTACTTTATTGTCTTAAACTTTATTTATTATTTTAAAAATCAGAAAGTAAAATGGGATGTCACCAATTTAATTGAAAATATCGTACCAGAAGATGCAACATTTGATGAAACCGTGCAAACAAATTCAACCACTCCAAAAATTCAAGGAAAACTATTAACACTGACTTTAAATAATGATAGCGATCAAGTAATTGATACGGTTATCCATGAATTATTGGAAAAAAACTATATCACAGCAAAAAAACTAAATGACTATGCTTACGAACTAGATAGCTATACTCTCATTCCTTTCTATAAAATTTCAAAAGGAAAATTACTAATTGGAAGTAGCTACAAAGATTTAACTGAAGTAGCTAGTATCAAAATAAATGATGATGCGGATTCTTTGGTTCCTCTTGGTGTCTTTGTTAATGGTGGATCTTATGAAAAAGACGGAATTATTTATAAAGAACCTTATACCTTAGAACTACGTGTCAAAGATACGGATGAAGCAAAAAACACTGCAGAATCAGAAAGCGAACCTGTAAAAAAAACACGCACACTCGGCAAACGAAAAAAAAGTCAGAAGAATTAA
- a CDS encoding S41 family peptidase, giving the protein METRLADVSTIYHSALNLFPYWTNKKLEEWKQAYLDTIKQTLSSDSLTDFYHLLCQFTARLDDGHTMIYLPKELKEDLVYPIALDMIENQLVIVKTTNDYQNYLYLPIKRINGLSVSDFLKEITSKFWLSNEVVSLYYYQNYLSFFQPNQLSVEFFSNDRLELSSQNKETIVWMEEKVEKELVVETDTITIIKDKNKILITIKHFLSQDVVTIFYQYMELYKKSEVIIFDVRGNMGGNSGLVNDICSAFFKEAFETELSFYQVLDAQRYASGTQLYYKQDISDDNEFTQTLSHQYYLEGIDQETVPKNRGELSDKAVIIIQNRQTYSSAENFVMNFYKRPKTRIIGTYSARSTGQPALIALETGGTFMVTAKGVKIPNGKIHHNIGIKPDIMMEEMLSDKLNGVDSLLNYALQTSIDY; this is encoded by the coding sequence ATGGAAACTAGACTAGCAGATGTTTCAACTATTTATCATTCAGCTTTAAATTTATTTCCTTATTGGACAAATAAAAAATTAGAAGAATGGAAACAAGCTTATCTGGACACGATAAAACAAACATTATCTAGTGATTCGCTTACTGATTTCTATCATCTATTATGTCAATTTACTGCCAGATTAGATGATGGGCATACGATGATTTATTTACCAAAGGAGCTTAAAGAAGATTTAGTATATCCTATAGCTTTGGATATGATAGAGAACCAATTAGTTATAGTGAAGACAACTAATGATTATCAAAATTATTTGTATTTACCTATTAAGAGAATAAATGGATTGTCCGTTTCAGACTTTTTAAAAGAAATAACTTCTAAGTTTTGGCTTAGTAATGAGGTAGTATCACTTTACTATTATCAAAACTATTTGTCTTTTTTTCAGCCCAATCAATTATCCGTAGAGTTTTTTTCTAATGATAGATTAGAGTTATCTTCTCAAAATAAGGAGACAATTGTTTGGATGGAAGAAAAAGTAGAAAAGGAACTAGTAGTTGAAACAGATACTATTACAATCATAAAAGATAAGAATAAAATCTTGATAACGATTAAGCATTTTTTGAGTCAAGATGTCGTGACAATTTTTTACCAATATATGGAGTTGTACAAAAAATCAGAGGTCATCATTTTTGATGTCAGAGGGAATATGGGTGGAAATTCAGGATTAGTCAATGATATTTGCTCAGCTTTTTTTAAAGAGGCTTTTGAAACAGAGTTATCTTTTTACCAAGTGTTAGATGCACAACGTTATGCCTCTGGGACGCAGCTTTATTACAAGCAAGACATAAGTGATGATAATGAGTTTACTCAAACGCTATCTCATCAATATTATTTAGAAGGAATTGATCAAGAAACAGTACCCAAAAATCGAGGGGAGTTATCAGATAAAGCTGTAATAATTATTCAGAATAGACAGACGTATTCTTCAGCTGAAAATTTTGTGATGAATTTTTATAAAAGACCTAAAACAAGAATTATTGGAACGTATTCAGCTAGATCGACAGGTCAGCCAGCTTTAATAGCTCTTGAAACAGGTGGTACGTTTATGGTGACAGCAAAAGGAGTTAAAATTCCCAATGGAAAAATCCACCATAATATTGGTATTAAGCCAGATATCATGATGGAAGAAATGTTATCAGATAAATTAAATGGTGTTGATTCTTTACTAAACTATGCGTTACAAACTAGCATTGATTATTAA
- a CDS encoding IS30 family transposase, whose protein sequence is MTYTHLTTDELVLIEAYYHQNKKGTYVAKQLKRAKQTIYNVYKAFDEGLSALDYYKRYKNNKKNCGRRPISLSDNETEYIQKKVVQGWTPDVIIGRAEFPISCSISTLYRLFKQGLFDLTALPMKGKRKANGYKEKRGKQAFKRTIHQRNKDYQLFNNEFGHLEGDTIVGKDHKSAVITLVERLSKVIITLKPIGRRAIDIENSLNNWFKKFPCHLFKSITFDCGKEFSNWKSISNLNDIDIYFADPGTPSQRGLNENSNGLLRKDGLPKQMDFNKVEESFIQSIASKRNNIPRKSLNYKTPLEVFLSYVDNDILSSLI, encoded by the coding sequence ATGACCTATACACATCTTACTACAGACGAGCTAGTTTTGATAGAAGCTTATTACCATCAAAATAAAAAAGGAACATACGTTGCGAAACAATTGAAACGAGCAAAACAGACTATCTATAATGTTTACAAAGCTTTTGATGAGGGATTATCTGCACTAGATTACTATAAAAGATACAAAAATAATAAAAAGAATTGTGGCAGGCGTCCTATTTCTTTATCTGATAATGAAACAGAATACATTCAAAAGAAGGTTGTTCAAGGATGGACTCCAGATGTCATTATTGGTCGTGCTGAGTTTCCTATCTCATGTTCTATCAGTACTCTTTATAGATTATTTAAGCAAGGACTGTTTGATTTGACCGCATTACCTATGAAAGGTAAAAGGAAAGCGAATGGTTATAAAGAAAAAAGAGGTAAACAAGCCTTTAAAAGAACCATCCATCAACGTAATAAGGACTATCAACTCTTTAATAATGAATTTGGTCACCTTGAAGGTGACACAATTGTTGGAAAAGATCATAAAAGTGCTGTTATCACACTCGTTGAAAGACTATCGAAAGTGATTATTACGTTAAAACCAATAGGCAGACGAGCAATAGATATCGAAAATAGTTTAAATAATTGGTTTAAAAAGTTTCCATGCCATCTATTTAAATCAATCACATTCGATTGTGGTAAAGAATTTTCTAATTGGAAATCAATCAGCAATCTAAATGATATTGATATTTATTTTGCCGATCCAGGAACACCATCACAACGTGGCTTAAATGAAAACTCTAATGGGTTATTACGTAAAGATGGATTACCTAAACAAATGGATTTCAACAAAGTTGAGGAATCTTTTATCCAATCTATCGCTTCTAAAAGAAATAATATTCCTAGAAAATCATTAAACTATAAAACACCATTGGAAGTATTTTTGAGTTATGTAGACAATGATATTTTGTCTAGCTTAATTTGA
- a CDS encoding S66 family peptidase — MIKPRRLKRGDKVAIVSLSKGLLGEEFVEHNLILGKKRLEDCGLDVVFMPHALKGIDFVDRHPEKRAEDLIQAFEDNSIKGIICAIGGDDTYRTLPYLMENDKFKDLVKTKPKLFTGFSDSTINHLMFYHLGLTTYYGMAFIPDLGEISDSMLPYTENYFSYYFEESPLYEVIKPSEVWYDERLDFSKKALGQQRISHVETKGYEWLQGKSVFEGELLGGCIDSLYDMLTPFTHSDEPKVIERYGIFPDLTTWQGKILFNETSEVKESPETVEKMLGVLKDKGIFDVVNGVIFGKPQDEVFYEEYKQSLVKVVDNEELPVVCNVNFGHATPRCVLPYGVRVQVDSEKQEIRLLESAFYEEDNHGN; from the coding sequence ATGATTAAACCAAGACGATTAAAACGTGGAGATAAAGTTGCGATTGTCAGCTTATCAAAAGGATTGCTGGGAGAAGAATTTGTTGAACATAATCTCATTTTAGGGAAAAAGAGATTGGAAGATTGTGGGTTAGACGTTGTGTTTATGCCCCATGCTTTAAAAGGGATAGACTTTGTTGACAGACATCCAGAAAAAAGGGCAGAGGATTTGATTCAAGCTTTTGAAGATAACTCTATCAAAGGGATTATTTGTGCAATTGGAGGAGATGATACCTATCGAACGCTTCCTTATCTGATGGAGAATGATAAGTTTAAGGATTTAGTCAAAACTAAACCGAAATTATTTACCGGATTTTCTGATTCAACGATTAATCATTTGATGTTTTATCATCTTGGTTTAACAACTTATTATGGGATGGCTTTTATTCCTGATTTAGGTGAAATTAGTGATAGCATGTTGCCTTATACTGAAAATTATTTTAGTTATTATTTTGAAGAGAGCCCACTGTATGAAGTGATAAAGCCAAGTGAAGTTTGGTATGATGAACGACTAGACTTTTCTAAAAAAGCATTAGGGCAACAACGCATTAGCCATGTTGAGACAAAAGGCTATGAATGGCTACAAGGTAAGTCGGTATTTGAAGGAGAGCTGTTAGGTGGGTGTATCGATAGTTTATATGATATGTTAACACCATTTACACACAGTGATGAACCAAAAGTGATTGAAAGATATGGAATATTTCCAGATTTAACGACTTGGCAAGGAAAGATTTTATTTAATGAAACATCAGAAGTGAAAGAGTCGCCAGAAACAGTTGAAAAAATGTTGGGAGTATTGAAAGACAAAGGCATATTTGATGTAGTGAATGGTGTAATTTTTGGTAAACCACAAGACGAAGTATTTTATGAAGAATACAAACAATCTTTAGTTAAAGTGGTTGATAATGAAGAGTTGCCAGTAGTTTGCAATGTTAATTTTGGCCATGCTACGCCAAGATGTGTTTTGCCATATGGGGTTCGTGTACAAGTTGATAGCGAGAAACAGGAAATCAGATTGTTAGAGTCAGCATTTTATGAGGAGGACAATCATGGAAACTAG
- a CDS encoding GFA family protein produces the protein MKELKYNCQCLCGKVNYNVILDNLDFSICHCSMCRKNTGGTGFSYFYTYCQPNFSSSDFVSTYNAQNIAERVFCNQCGTLLYYRHFESNGYCIPIGVVDNLSEEKVKLVSEWYYQDKPSYYDYNKETKKYLKGDINNDMERKSN, from the coding sequence TTGAAAGAGTTGAAATATAATTGTCAGTGTTTATGTGGAAAAGTTAACTATAATGTGATACTGGATAATTTAGATTTTAGTATTTGTCATTGTTCAATGTGTAGAAAAAATACTGGTGGAACAGGATTTTCATATTTTTATACCTATTGTCAACCTAATTTTTCTTCAAGTGATTTTGTATCAACTTATAATGCTCAAAATATTGCAGAAAGAGTATTCTGTAATCAATGTGGTACATTGCTATATTATCGACATTTTGAAAGTAATGGGTATTGTATTCCGATAGGAGTAGTAGACAACTTATCTGAAGAAAAAGTAAAATTAGTGTCAGAATGGTACTATCAGGATAAACCGAGTTATTATGATTACAATAAAGAAACAAAAAAATATTTAAAAGGAGATATCAACAATGACATGGAGAGAAAATCGAATTAA
- a CDS encoding GNAT family N-acetyltransferase, producing MKHFNTVDFPSIHIRLLDGENEADLAIFKEFLLRTTDYFTDYVAAEPTKEQVKEFFTSLPPKTSPSQKYMYGIFDRDRLMGFIDWVEDFPQKETGMLGYFVLESEYRGTELAKELYTALEKTVSDTGTKTIRLTFIDDDQRASRFWEKQGYEIIDTHNGDYGKQLIAKKTIG from the coding sequence ATGAAACATTTTAATACTGTTGATTTTCCATCAATCCATATTCGATTATTAGATGGAGAAAACGAAGCTGATTTAGCCATCTTCAAAGAGTTTTTATTAAGAACAACAGATTACTTCACAGATTATGTTGCTGCTGAACCTACAAAAGAGCAAGTTAAAGAGTTCTTCACGTCACTTCCACCAAAAACATCACCATCACAAAAATACATGTATGGGATTTTTGATCGTGATAGATTGATGGGATTTATTGATTGGGTCGAAGACTTTCCACAAAAAGAAACTGGGATGCTTGGTTATTTTGTATTAGAAAGCGAGTATCGTGGCACAGAACTAGCGAAAGAATTATATACAGCCTTAGAAAAAACTGTCTCAGATACTGGTACGAAAACAATAAGATTAACTTTTATCGACGATGATCAACGTGCGAGTCGTTTCTGGGAAAAACAAGGATACGAAATCATTGATACTCATAATGGCGACTACGGGAAACAATTAATTGCTAAAAAAACAATTGGATAA